A genomic stretch from Arvicanthis niloticus isolate mArvNil1 chromosome 12, mArvNil1.pat.X, whole genome shotgun sequence includes:
- the Chmp2b gene encoding charged multivesicular body protein 2b yields MASLFKKKTVDDVIKEQNRELRGTQRAIVRDRAALEKQEKQLELEIKKMAKIGNKEACRVLAKQLVHLRKQKTRTFAVSSKVTSMSTQTKVMNSQMKMAGAMSTTAKTMQAVNKKMDPQKTLQTMQNFQKENMKMEMTEEMINDTLDDIFDGSDDEEESQDIVNQVLDEIGIEISGKMAKAPSAARSLPSASTSKATISDEEIERQLKALGVD; encoded by the exons ATGGCGTCCCTCTTCAAGAAGAAGACCGTGGACg ATGTCATAAAGGAGCAGAATCGAGAACTGCGGGGCACACAGAGGGCGATCGTCAGGGACCGGGCAGCCTTAGAGAAACAGGAGAAACAGCTG gAGTTAGAAATTAAGAAGATGGCCAAGATTGGTAACAAGGAAGCTTGCAGAGTTTTAGCTAAACAGCTTGTCCATCTACGGAAACAGAAGACAAGAACATTTGCTGTAAGCTCAAAAGTCACATCTATGTCCACACAAACAAAAGTGATGAATTCCCAGATGAAGATGGCGGGCGCCATGTCTACCACAGCAAAG aCGATGCAAGCAGTCAACAAGAAAATGGATCCACAGAAGACACTACAAACAATGCAGAATTTCCAGAAGGAGaacatgaaaatggaaatgaCTGAAGAAATGA TCAATGACACCCTTGATGACATCTTTGATGGATCTGACGATGAAGAAGAAAGCCAGGACATCGTGAATCAAGTTCTTGATGAAATCGGAATTGAAATCTCGGGAAAG ATGGCCAAAGCTCCATCGGCTGCGAGAAGCTTGCCATCTGCCTCCACTTCAAAGGCTACAATTTCTGATGAAGAGATTGAACGTCAACTCAAAGCTTTAGGGGTAGATTAG